The DNA segment GCTGCGCCAGCCGGGATTTACTGAGCTGTTTTTCACGCCACAGGTGCGACAGAAAGATCTGCTTGTTGGCTTGCCTGACCCGGGCGTTATTGAACCCTGTACGCTGCATACACTTAACTACCTTAACTATATTGCGTGAGCATTGCGTATTTTAACGCCAGTTATCTGCCCCAGAATAGCAGCAAGGTGAAATTTTACTTTTGTTTGTTTAGTGGAGAATGACATGTACGGTTCAGTTAAGGTCTGGCAGGAAACACTCTCACTCCCTACGTGGACAACCGGCGAAGAAGATCCGAACCCGATGTTCCTGGAAAAGCGGGTTTATCAGGGGTCTTCAGGCGCGGTTTATCCTTATGGCGTCATCGATACGCTGACCGGTGAACGTGAAATGCGCGAGTATCAGGCAGTCTGGATGGAGAATGATTTTATTCGCATCATGCTGTTGCCGGAGCTGGGCGGACGTATTCATCGCGCGTATGACAAAGTGCAGCAGCGTGATTTTGTTTACTACAACGAAGTGGTGAAACCCGCGCTGGTCGGGCTGCTGGGGCCGTGGATCTCTGGTGGGATTGAATTTAACTGGCCGCAGCATCACCGTCCAACCACATTTATGCCGGTGGATTTTACCTGTCAGCAGGGCGAACACGGAGAACAAACCGTGTGGATGGGGGAAGTGGAACCTATGCGCGGCTTGCAGGTGATGACCGGATTTACGCTGTACCCCGATCGGGCATTAATTGAAATCACCGGAAAAGTCTTTAACGGCAACGCTACGCCGCGCCATTTTTTGTGGTGGGCGAACCCGGCGGTGAAAGGCGGAGACGACCACCAGAGCGTCTTCCCGCCGGACGTTACTGCCGTATATGACCACGGTAAACGGGATGTCTCCGCCTTTCCGATCGCGACGGGCACTTATTACAAAGTGGACTACTCCGCCGGCGTGGATATCTCGCGTTATAAAAATGTACCGGTGCCGACCTCTTATATGGCTGAAAAGTCAGATTATGATTTTGTCGGCGCCTGGCATCATGGCGAACGAGGGGGACTGCTGCATGTGGCCGACCACCATATTTCGCCGGGTAAAAAACAGTGGACGTGGGGATACGGTGATTTTGGCGTGGCCTGGGATCGCAACCTGACCGATGACAACGGCCCGTACATTGAACTCATGACCGGGGTCTTCACCGACAACCAGCCTGATTTTACCTGGCTTGCGCCGTATGAAGAGAAAGTCTTCGTGCAGAATTTCCTGCCCTACAGTGAACTGGGCATGGTGCAAAATGCCAGTACGCAGCTTGCGCTGCGCCTTGAGCGAGAAGGGAACCAGCTTTCATCCGGCGTTTATGCCGTTGCGCCGCTACATGACGTTCAGGTAACGCTTTGTGCCCAGGGGCAACCGTTCTTTGAAAAAACACTCACGCTGGAACCCGGTCAAAGCTGGCGCGCCGATCTTTCTGACGCGGGCCACGCGCGGGTGAAAATGACCGTTGCCCGTCGTGATGGCGTCACGCTGCTGGCGTATGAGGAGCATATCGCGGAGGACTTGCCGTTGCCGAAAGCGGCCTGCGCGCCCGAACTACCAGAGGCGCTGTCCTGTACTGATGAGCTCTATTTTATTGGTCAGCATCTGGAGCAGTACAACCATGCCAGCCGCTATGCAGAAGAGTATTACCAGCGAGCGCTGGACGTGGACCCGCATGACTATCGCAACAATGTCGCGCTGGGCACGCTGGCGCTGAATCGTGCGGACTGGGCGCAGGCAGAGCGCTGTGCGCAGTCCGCCTTACAGCGGGCGCATAAGCTCAATAAAAATCCGCGTGATGGGGAGGCGAGTATGCTGCTGGCCGCCGCGCTGGAACGCCAGGGCAAGGACGACCTCGCCCGTGAGCACTACTACAAAGCCAGCTGGAGCGGCAACTGTCGTGACGCGGCTTTCTGGTCGCTGGCGCGAATCGCCATGAAGCGGAATGATTACGCCGATGCGCTGGAGAAAGTGAATCTGAGTTTGCGCTTTAATGGCAGCAATAATCTGGCGATGGGGCTGAAAGCATTGGTTCTGGCCGGACTCGGGCGCACAACCGAAGCGCTGGCGTATATTTCACAGCAGCTTATTGAGTACCCGCTGAGTTACACCCTGCATTATGCGTGCTGGGCTATCCGTCAGGATGAGGCGACGCAAGAGGCGCTTATCGCCATTACCGGGCGCCGTGGCACCAACGCCTGCGAGCTGGCGGGCTGGCTGGTCTCTTGTGGGCAAAAAGAGGCCGCCCGCGCGGTGCTGACGCTGCTCGACAGCCAGGAGACGCTGCCCATGCTGTGGCGCGCATCGCTGAGTGATGATCCGCAACCGTTTATTGCGCAGGCTCGCGACTGTTTGCACAACCGCGTTCGTTTTCCCAACACG comes from the Citrobacter koseri ATCC BAA-895 genome and includes:
- a CDS encoding DUF5107 domain-containing protein; translation: MYGSVKVWQETLSLPTWTTGEEDPNPMFLEKRVYQGSSGAVYPYGVIDTLTGEREMREYQAVWMENDFIRIMLLPELGGRIHRAYDKVQQRDFVYYNEVVKPALVGLLGPWISGGIEFNWPQHHRPTTFMPVDFTCQQGEHGEQTVWMGEVEPMRGLQVMTGFTLYPDRALIEITGKVFNGNATPRHFLWWANPAVKGGDDHQSVFPPDVTAVYDHGKRDVSAFPIATGTYYKVDYSAGVDISRYKNVPVPTSYMAEKSDYDFVGAWHHGERGGLLHVADHHISPGKKQWTWGYGDFGVAWDRNLTDDNGPYIELMTGVFTDNQPDFTWLAPYEEKVFVQNFLPYSELGMVQNASTQLALRLEREGNQLSSGVYAVAPLHDVQVTLCAQGQPFFEKTLTLEPGQSWRADLSDAGHARVKMTVARRDGVTLLAYEEHIAEDLPLPKAACAPELPEALSCTDELYFIGQHLEQYNHASRYAEEYYQRALDVDPHDYRNNVALGTLALNRADWAQAERCAQSALQRAHKLNKNPRDGEASMLLAAALERQGKDDLAREHYYKASWSGNCRDAAFWSLARIAMKRNDYADALEKVNLSLRFNGSNNLAMGLKALVLAGLGRTTEALAYISQQLIEYPLSYTLHYACWAIRQDEATQEALIAITGRRGTNACELAGWLVSCGQKEAARAVLTLLDSQETLPMLWRASLSDDPQPFIAQARDCLHNRVRFPNTLDEVQMLQTLSDCAFARYLLGCFWYSKRCYEEAVNCWQFTLEQEPNFAPVHRLLGIYAWNKQHDAQKALKYLSQAVALEPKNARFLFELDYLNKLMAAPAGARLQQLEASKEIVFHRDDLTVELLSVWNSLGRYEAAAGVLRERVFHPWEGGEGKATGQYLLNQIHQALEAIRRGEPQNATVLLQQALHYPHNLGEGRLPGQTDNDIWYLLGYCARQQGHHDEAQRYFTRATRGGSSLDAGRYYNDQPVDYLFWQGMALKASGDCTEANLLFQSFLQWVETQRDKVPDVDFFAVSLPDLVVLDTPAQEKHQQHCLFITALGHLGLGDIPACQQALNALLQRNPTHDKAQLLRHALNVPLFQ